The genomic region TTACTAATAACTAGTCCAAAATATAAACTACGCAAAGCTTCCACAGACGTTACATATCTGCAGCTTCTAATAATATATCCTAAAGATTTGGTTGCTTTAGAGACCACGGTATTAATACGAGTTGAGAATGTTAATTTACTGTCAAATATAACACCAAGATCTTTAAACTCTGAGGTAGAAGACAGTAAAATCTTGTTGACCTTATAATCGAAATGTATGTTATTGATCTTTCGGGTATAGAACATTACTTtacatttctttatatttaagGATAGTTGATTATTGAAACACCATTCATTAATGGCAGAGATATCCTGTTGAAGTTTAACGCAGTCGGAAATATggttaattttgcgaaatattttCATATCGTCCGCATACAACAGTGTTTCAGAGTCTACGATGGAGCAGATATCAGTAACAAAAAGGAGAAATAATAAGGGACCCAGATTTGACCCCTGAGGTACTCCAAACGTGGCAACAAAACGAAAAGATCGAAAGCCTTGATATTCTACGAACAAACTCCTATCAGTTAAATATGATTTCAGTAATATTTGAAAGTTATTGGAAATTCCAAACTGATCTAATTTTGTTAGCAATTTTTTGTGTGAGACTCGGTCAAATGCTTTACTGATATCAGTGTATATGACGTCCACCTGTTGTCTTGAATCTAAAGCTGACGAAACATATTCTgtaaatatacaaagatttgttgCCGTACTCCGAGTTTTCACAAAACCATGTTGACTGCTGGTAATCAAACAACGCACAAGAGCATATACAAGTAATCTGTCAAGATAATTTCGAAAAATTTAGATAATGCAGATATAAGAGCGATAGGTCGATAGTTAGATATATCAGAGTTTGAACCTGATTTAAAAATAGGACAAACTCTTGTATTTTTCCACGCAGTTGGAAATGTTgtcttaaatttattttttaatttctttgcacCTTCTATAATATCGTTACTGGTAATTTTACCGATATTAAAGTAAGAACTTGGATTATAATTAAAATCAGATGTAACAGAAGGAGAGCTATTACTATTAGAAATATAAACACTCTTAAAGAAATTTGCAAATGCGTTTACTATATCTTGACTCGTGGTAAACTTATCACTACCGTATTTCATCAGACCAGGTATccgtgatttattatttttggcaTTAACAAAGTTCCAAAATTGTCTCGCATCTGACTTAAAAGAATTTTGGGATCTTTCAACAAATTTTTTATCTAGTCGTATTTCTAATTTAATAGTTCTCCTGAGATCTTTAGCTCGTTGGAGGTAAAAGCAATATTTACTTCGTCTATACATTCTCAGATAATGATGTTTACGTTTAACTTTGGCGATTATTTCAGATGTAAACCATGCTGGATATTTTTGAGATCTAGTTGAACTAAGTGGAACACATTTATCTATAATTTCTTGGAGAGACAAACTAAACGAATCTACAGCAGAATCTACatctgaaaaatattttaaaagattCCAGTCCATTTCGGTTAAAAGTTTGTTAAATTTATTTAcgttatattttctaaaattaagacGTTTCTGATTTTGAACAAAATATTCATCTTCTTTGACTTCATACGGAAAATAACAAGTTAAAGCAGGATGATGGTAATCAATAGGAACTAAGGCATTGACTTCAGGTGTAACTTCGCAACTAAAAACTGACGGTGTTAcaatcaaatctaatatctttccatgtatatttttgattttgttacATTGTACAGAATCTGTATAGTTTAATAGTTGAACAAATCTATTAATTAAAGGAGTTATTTGACTATTATTAACATAATATGCCGCAagatctgttaaattaaaatctcCAATAAAAACGACCTCATTAGTTTCATGGAAAGTTTCAATATAGTCAAAAAAATCAGAATACTCACTAAATGTCACGTTAGGTGGAATATAAACTGTTATAAAGAAGATTGGTTTGCTATTGGTTTTGAAAACTTTAACACATAAAACATCAATTTTTTCTATAGGAAACACTACACTATGTTGTTCTGAATGACACACGTTATTATTTACAGCAAAAATCACTCCTCCTCCAAACTTGCAAAAACTTCGATCTTTACGATAAACTGTGTAGGTGTCTTCAGAAAATAGTTCACTACTGCGTACTCCATCCCGAAGCCAAGATTCTGTGATTGCAATAATTTGATATTGTGATATTaggacattttgaaaaaatatagcTTTAATACATATATCATTTCGTTGGACGCCAATTTGTGTAGCCAATAAAGCACGTTGGCTGCCTATTCGTGAAactaatatttcaatcaactagGATAGTTGTCGTTTACTGGCTTTAACTCAGTCTCTCAGGTTGTGAGTCTCTTTGTCTTGATCAAAAGATATGAACGTTGAAAATTTagatggaagcaaacaaaacagtaagTTAACTAATTAggtttattttcattaaaaatataataaaaatgtgatgtatttaattcaatattataTACAGTATAAATCAAAGAAATATGGAACATAGGTTTTTAAGACACAGTGTTTGAACTGcatttgagatagtggaccaatatAAAAGTTCCCAGATAGCAATATAAACTTGTTTCAAACTTGCAACAAGTTTGATACATCAAACATGAAAGCTTGCTGCAGGTTTGCTATGGCAACTTTGCAAGCTTGCAGCAAGTTTAAATGAAACTTGCTAGTTGGAGTGTCACAAacttgcatgaagtttgttttttcaaacttgatacaaacttgATATAATAAACTTGCTGAaagattgtttttgttttgttgcatgaagtttgttttttcaaacttgatacaaacttgTTTAAGGCttcgtcccaccatcaaataatttgatcaaactggtttgagcaaactgaaagtgacagttagtgacgtcacatcctgagtgttcattgtggataataatgaaaaattttaattttaaataaagtacaaacaagttagacaactcaatacaaaaaatttgatcaaactagactgatagtgagagcacagatttttagaatttcaaaaaaactgcaattgtgacgtcactttgacgtacttccggagtttgctcaaactgtttgataaaattatttgatgattttttctaataatataatttaatctAACTCATTCATATTGGCAATTATTAGATGATTTTTTGTACtaggcaacaacatttttgtttaatttatcaatattttgtattGTAACAACAACGTTCGAAATAAaagttaatgaaataattttttaagttaaattgtggtttattttgcatttagaataataaattacataaacgctacaaagaaatagcttcagacaatattttaggtgaaaaaatatgttttaaatacatatccataaacttataaaaataataatctaTTCGTACCACGTATGCATAGAAAGCAAGAAGGATCTGCAGTCGCCTTCTGCATGTAGTCAGGTCGCCGGTCGGTTCGGTTCTATTCCTTGGCGCAATGCGGACCCTTAAATAGGAACCGGTCCTATAATAATCCTTATACCTGATTCTGACCTAGAGGTGGGCTAAACTAAGTATTTGGAATCAAATGTAACTGATCGTGATTTTTACAGAGCAACAAAACAGTCGTATTTTAAACTCCTAATTAAAAATGTTGTCATTATGGTATATTATAAAATTCAATACGTGTTATTATTTTGTCTTGGTCATGATTATAAAATTAGGTTTGCTAGAATgcataaaaacaattttattcaaaaagtagtttttgtaatgaaaataatattgaattaataaataattttatgttttttttcatTGTCTTAATTGTTAATAGAAAATCTAACAAGAGCATAGGCGACAAATTTCGGGCCAATTCTTTGtcaatgcatttatttttttcgaattttaagaaaattaataagtatttttgaaaaatttaaacgcagaatgaaaaattacattattatcgagggccgaaagtccattagaataaaaaaaagtgtcatttgaatgaaatattaaaaatcacactcaattttctcttcttttcacccctgtaacttaaaaattaaaatacacaaTATATAAGTTTTCAGCACTCGCTAATAACGTattcttttattctgcgtttaaatttttcaaaaacacttattagttttcttaggattcgaaagaaataaatgcatttaaaagcattggcccgaaattttacgcctaccctcttaaaaactaaatacaaagtaaactttaaataccagtatttgctacaaatacttattagttactatttgttactttgaaattaaaatttcagAATAGCAACCtttaacatttttataattaactcgaGTTCTTCAATCAGACATAATTAGACCAGCTTTGGAAAATAACCGTTCGCAAGGCACTGATGTTCCAATGACACTAAGCGTTCTTGAGCTACTTGTGCATGATAaggaaaatatgtttattttctCTCCACCATTTTAACGAATCTTCATTTCGCGGCAACCGATCGCATTCCCTAAATCTTTGCATTTCTATTATTGCCCTGCTTGTCGTAGTGCCTCGTGGCTGATCCTGCGATTCTATAATATCATCCGGATCTGCAGATGTTTTCTCATGTTCTAATAAAGTTTGAGTCGTAAATCCTTTATCTTTTTGTTTCATTCCAAGTTTTTCTGCAATAAGAGCGATTCTATTTTCTGTGCTATTTCCGCATTTGTTGGATCCTTAAAAGGAATTAGTCGAAACCTTTTTGTGCCAAGAAAAGTTGAAATCGACAGTTTATCGACTGTTTAATAAAATTTCATTCATACATTGTTAAACTAGTGTTTACGTACATATTTGTTATGCTTATAATAGCCTTACCAATTTCTTCTAGCTGAATAAATCTTTCCAACATATAAAATGTCGAATTACAACGTGTGCAAACATCTTGCAGTAATTTGAGAGGATTCCCATTTCCTGGATTTTttgaaaatctaaaagtttagcagttgcttgtagaactctttttaaagtggcttatggtattttttattttggttaaatttttaatgatttccTCACATCTCTTTTGATAACAACATctgaggtggaagtcgaaacgtcaataaaattattttttaagttaaattgtggctgattTCCTCATCCTT from Diabrotica virgifera virgifera chromosome 3, PGI_DIABVI_V3a harbors:
- the LOC126882644 gene encoding uncharacterized protein LOC126882644; its protein translation is MDHHYGHYHYGHNTTMDHQSWLRDGVRSSELFSEDTYTVYRKDRSFCKFGGGVIFAVNNNVCHSEQHSVVFPIEKIDVLCVKVFKTNSKPIFFITVYIPPNVTFSEYSDFFDYIETFHETNEVVFIGDFNLTDLAAYYVNNSQITPLINRFVQLLNYTDSVQCNKIKNIHGKILDLIVTPSVFSCEVTPEVNALVPIDYHHPALTCYFPYEVKEDEYFVQNQKRLNFRKYNVNKFNKLLTEMDWNLLKYFSDVDSAVDSFSLSLQEIIDKCVPLSSTRSQKYPAWFTSEIIAKVKRKHHYLRMYRRSKYCFYLQRAKDLRRTIKLEIRLDKKFVERSQNSFKSDARQFWNFVNAKNNKSRIPGLMKYGSDKFTTSQDIVNAFANFFKSVYISNSNSSPSVTSDFNYNPSSYFNIGKITSNDIIEGAKKLKNKFKTTFPTAWKNTRLLKTESKQQNNTKAVFNVLFKLELLKIAIETFDEDEGGIWEW